In one Saimiri boliviensis isolate mSaiBol1 chromosome 21, mSaiBol1.pri, whole genome shotgun sequence genomic region, the following are encoded:
- the SELENOM gene encoding selenoprotein M, which produces MNLLLPPLPLLLLLAALAAPATAATTYRPDWNRLRGLSRARVETCGGUQLNRLKEVKAFVTQDIPFYHNLVMKHLPGADPELVLLGRRHEELERIPLSEMTRAEINALVQELGFYRKAAPDAQVPPEYVWAPSRPPEGTSDHADL; this is translated from the exons ATGAACCTCTTGTTGCCTccgctgccgctgctgctgcttctcGCGGCGCTTGCGGCTCCAGCCACAGCCGCCACTACCTATCGGCCGGACTGGAACCGTCTGAGAGGCCTGTCCCGCGCCCGCGTAGAG ACCTGTGGCGGATGACAGCTGAACCGCCTAAAGGAG GTGAAGGCTTTCGTCACTCAGGACATTCCATTCTA CCACAACCTGGTGATGAAACACCTCCCCGGGGCCGACCCCGAGCTCGTGCTGCTGGGCCGCCGCCACGAGGAACTGGAG CGCATTCCGCTCAGCGAAATGACCCGCGCAGAGATCAACGCGCTGGTGCAGGAGCTCGGCTTCTACCGCAAGGCGGCGCCCGACGCGCAGGTGCCCCCCGAGTACGTGTGGGCGCCCTCTAGGCCCCCGGAGGGAACTTCGGACCACGCTGACCTGTAG
- the INPP5J gene encoding phosphatidylinositol 4,5-bisphosphate 5-phosphatase A has translation MEGQSSRGSRRPGTRTGLGPLPMPQGVAQTGAPSKVDSSFQFPAKKSTALRPLEPRLALAPVGPRAATSASSEGPRLALASPQAILAPPCTPGGQRTAPARRSSGLAPTSLGQLVMSASAGPKAPPVTTGSVLAPTSLGQLVMSASAGPKAPPVTTGSVLAPTSLGQLVMSASAGPRSPPATLGPSLAPTSRDQKQEPPASVGPKPTLAASGLSLALVSEEQPPELTSTPSPVPSPALPPSQEQALAPASMASAPASVGQTPARQRDAPAPRPLPASEGHLQPPAQPSGPTGSPPSIQTSPEPRLSPSFRARPEALHSSLEGPVFPRPPQTLPLDVGQGPPEPGTRSPGLLSPTFRPGASSGQTVPPPLPKPPRSPSRSPSRSPNRSPCVPPGPEMALPRLGTQSTGPGRCLSPNLQAQEASAPVTTSPSISSPSSSPWSAQPTCKSDPGFRITVVTWNVGTAMPPDDVTSLLHLGGDDDSDGADMIAIGLQEVNSMINKRLKDALFTDQWSELFMDALGPFNFVLVSSVRMQGVILLLFAKYYHLPFLRDVQTDCTRTGLGGYWGNKGGVSVRLAAFGHMLCFLNCHLPAHMDKAEQRKDNFQTILSLQQFQGPGAQGILDHDLVFWFGDLNFRIESYDLHFVKFAIDSDQLHQLWEKDQLNMAKSTWPILKGFQEGPLNFAPTFKFDVGTNKYDTSAKKRKPAWTDRILWKVKPPGGGPSPSGRESHRLQVTQHSYRSHMEYTVSDHKPVAAQFVLQFAFRDDMPLVRLEVADEWVRPEQAVVRYRMETVFARSSWDWIGLYRVGFRHCKDYVAYVWAKHEDVDGNTYQVTFSEESLPKGHGDFILGYYSHNLSILIGVTEPFQISLPTSESASSSTDSSGTSSEGEDDSTLELLAPKSRSPSPGKSKRHRSRSPGLARFPGLALRPSSRERRGASRSPSPQSRCLSRVAPDRSSDGSSRGSSEEGPAGLPGPWAFPPAVPRSLGLLPAFRLETVDPGGGGSWGPDREAPVPNSLSPSPQGHRGLEEGGLGP, from the exons ATGGAGGGCCAGAGCAGCAGGGGCAGCAGGAGGCCAGGGACACGGACTGGCCTGGGTCCCCTGCCCATGCCCCAGGGTGTTGCCCAAACTGGGGCACCCTCCAAG GTGGACTCAAGTTTTCAGTTCCCAGCAAAGAAGAGCACAGCACTAAGACCCTTGGAACCAAGGTTGGCCCTGGCACCTGTGGGGCCACGAGCAGCCACGTCAGCTTCCTCAGAAGGACCGAGGCTGGCTCTGGCGTCTCCCCAAGCAATCCTGGCTCCACCGTGTACCCCTGGAGGACAGAGAACAGCTCCTGCACGCCGCAGCTCCGGCCTGGCCCCGACGTCCCTGGGCCAGCTGGTGATGTCTGCCTCAGCTGGACCGAAGGCTCCCCCAGTGACCACAGGCTCAGTCCTGGCTCCGACGTCCCTGGGCCAGCTGGTGATGTCTGCCTCAGCTGGACCGAAGGCTCCCCCAGTGACCACAGGCTCAGTCCTGGCTCCGACGTCCCTGGGCCAGCTGGTGATGTCTGCCTCAGCAGGGCCAAGATCTCCCCCAGCCACCCTAGGGCCCAGTCTGGCCCCAACCTCCAGAGACCAGAAGCAGGAGCCTCCTGCCTCCGTGGGACCCAAGCCAACCCTGGCAGCTTCTGGCCTGAGCCTGGCCCTGGTTTCTGAGGAGCAGCCCCCAGAACTCACCTCTACCCCTTCCCCAGTGCCCAGTccagctctgcctccctctcAGGAGCAGGCCCTGGCTCCAGCCTCCATGGCATCGGCCCCAGCCTCTGTGGGACAGACACCAGCTAGACAGAGGGATGCCCCGGCCCCTAGGCCTCTCCCCGCTTCTGAGGGGCATCTCCAGCCTCCAGCTCAGCCATCTGGTCCTACAGGCTCCCCACCCTCCATCCAAACCTCCCCAGAGCCTCGGCTCTCCCCTTCCTTCCGAGCCCGGCCTGAGGCCCTCCACAGCAGCCTCGAGGGTCCTGTTTTCCCACGGCCACCCCAGACCTTGCCCTTGGATGTGGGCCAGGGTCCTCCAGAGCCTGGGACCCGCTCTCCTGGACTTCTGTCCCCCACCTTTCGGCCTGGGGCCTCCTCAGGCCAGACTGTGCCCCCACCTCTGCCCAAGCCACCCCGATCACCCAGCCGTTCCCCAAGCCGCTCCCCCAACCGCTCTCCCTGTGTTCCCCCAGGCCCTGAGATGGCTCTCCCAAGGCTTGGCACCCAGAGTACAGGGCCTGGCAGGTGCCTGAGCCCCAACCTTCAGGCCCAAGAAGCCTCAGCCCCAGTCACCACCTCCCCTTCTATATCCAGCCCGTCATCCTCCCCTTGGTCAGCTCAGCCCACCTGCAAGAGCGACCCCGGCTTCCG GATCACTGTGGTCACATGGAACGTGGGCACTGCCATGCCACCAGACGATGTCACATCCCTCCTCCACCTGGGCGGTGATGACGACAGTGACGGTGCAGACATGATTGCCATAGG GTTGCAGGAAGTGAATTCCATGATCAACAAGCGACTCAAGGATGCCCTCTTCACCGACCAGTGGAGTGAGCTGTTCATGGATGCCCTTGGGCCCTTCAACTTCGTGCTG GTGAGTTCGGTGAGGATGCAGGGTGTCATCCTGCTGCTGTTCGCCAAGTACTACCACCTGCCCTTCCTGCGAGATGTGCAGACCGACTGCACACGCACTGGCCTGGGCGGCTACTGG GGTAACAAGGGTGGCGTAAGCGTGCGCCTGGCGGCCTTCGGGCACATGCTCTGCTTCCTGAACTGCCACTTGCCCGCGCATATGGACAAGGCGGAGCAGCGCAAGGACAACTTCCAGACCATCCTCAGCCTCCAGCAGTTCCAAGGCCCCGGCGCACAGGGCATCCTGGATCACGA CCTTGTGTTCTGGTTCGGGGACCTGAACTTCCGCATTGAGAGCTACGACCTGCACTTTGTCAAGTTTGCCATCGACAGTGACCAGCTCCATCAGCTCTGGGAGAAGGACCAG CTCAACATGGCCAAGAGCACCTGGCCCATTCTGAAGGGCTTTCAGGAGGGGCCCCTCAACTTCGCTCCCACCTTCAAGTTTGATGTGGGTACCAACAAATATGATACCAG CGCCAAGAAACGGAAGCCAGCGTGGACAGACCGTATCCTGTGGAAGGTCAAGCCTCCAGGTGGGGGTCCCAGCCCCTCCGGACGGGAGAGCCACCGACTCCAGGTAACCCAGCACAGCTACCGCAGCCACATGGAATATACAGTCAGCGACCACAAGCCTGTTGCTGCGCAGTTCGTCCTGCAG TTTGCCTTCAGGGACGACATGCCACTGGTGCGGCTGGAGGTGGCAGATGAGTGGGTGCGGCCCGAGCAGGCAGTGGTGAGGTACCGCATGGAAACAGTGTTCGCGCGCAGCTCCTGGGACTGGATCGGCTTGTACCGG GTGGGTTTCCGCCATTGCAAGGACTACGTGGCTTATGTGTGGGCCAAACATGAAGATGTGGACGGGAATACCTACCAG GTAACATTCAGTGAGGAGTCACTGCCCAAGGGCCATGGAGACTTCATCCTGGGCTACTACAGCCACAACCTCAGCATCCTTATCGGCGTCACTGAACCCTTCCAG atttcGCTCCCTACCTCGGAGTCGGCCAGCAGCAGCACAGACAGCTCAGGCACCAGCTCAGAGGGAGAGGACGACAGCACACTGGAGCTCCTCGCACCCAAGTCCCGCAGCCCCAGCCCTGGCAAGTCCAAGCGACACCGCAGCCGCAGCCCGGGACTGGCCAGGTTCCCTGGTCTTGCCCTACGGCCCTCATCACGTGAACGCCGTGGCGCCAGCCGGAGCCCCTCACCCCAGAGCCGCTGCCTGTCCCGGGTGGCTCCTGACAGGAGCAGTGATGGCAGTAGCCGGGGCAGTAGTGAAGAGGGGCCGGCTGGGTTGCCTGGCCCCTGGGCCTTCCCACCAGCTGTGCCTCGAAGCCTGGGCCTGCTGCCCGCCTTTCGCCTAGAGACTGTAGACCCTGGTGGTGGCGGTTCCTGGGGACCTGATCGGGAGGCCCCGGTCCCCAACAGCCTGTCTCCCAGTCCCCAGGGCCATCgggggctggaggaagggggCCTGGGGCCCTGA